One window from the genome of Emys orbicularis isolate rEmyOrb1 chromosome 10, rEmyOrb1.hap1, whole genome shotgun sequence encodes:
- the PEX11A gene encoding peroxisomal membrane protein 11A isoform X1 encodes MEAFVNFTNQTQGRDRLFRAIQHTCMLLSYLLERKADKETVIMKLKKLESSMRSGRKLFRLGNMVHAMVAARRTTQLPDLVPRLCLTASNLSRVLYFICDTVLWVKSVGLIPDIDKQKWRNWATKCYYYSLLMNLTRDLYEISWRMEQEAQREKARKENSSQCDEQDQDLFSFHAGGLQPFLLLLYHTLRKHPPLLLDTVKNLCDLSSPLDQLGIYKTNPGVIGLCGLLSSLVGILTVASPLMKLKH; translated from the exons AGCCATTCAACACACATGCATGTTGCTTAGCTATTTATTAGAGCGTAAGGCTGACAAAGAGACGGTGATAATGAAGCTCAAGAAGTTGGAATCTAGCATGCGCTCTGGCCGTAAAT TGTTCAGACTGGGCAACATGGTGCATGCCATGGTAGCAGCCAGGCGAACTACCCAGCTACCAGACCTGGTGCCCCGTCTCTGCCTGACAGCCTCCAACCTCAGCCGTGTCCTGTATTTCATCTGTGACACAGTCCTGTGGGTGAAGAGTGTTGGACTCATCCCTGACATTGACAAGCAGAAGTGGCGGAATTGGGCTACCAAATGCTATTACTATTCACTGCTGATGAATTTGACCAGGGATTTGTATGAGATCTCCTGGCGGATGGAACAGGAGGCTCAAAGGGAGAAGGCAAGGAAGGAGAACTCTTCTCAGTGTGATGAACAAGATCAGGATCTGTTCAGTTTCCATGCAGGTGGGTTGCAGCCTTTTCTCCTCCTGCTGTACCACACCCTGAGGAAACACCCTCCCTTGTTGCTAGACACAGTGAAGAACCTTTGCGATCTCTCTAGTCCTTTGGACCAGCTGGGAATCTACAAAACCAACCCAGGAGTTATTGGGCTCTGTGGCCTCCTCTCGTCCCTGGTGGGGATCCTCACAGTGGCAAGTCCACTTATGAAGCTGAAGCACTGA
- the PEX11A gene encoding peroxisomal membrane protein 11A isoform X2, with translation MEAFVNFTNQTQGRDRLFRAIQHTCMLLSYLLERKADKETVIMKLKKLESSMRSGRKSSNLSRVLYFICDTVLWVKSVGLIPDIDKQKWRNWATKCYYYSLLMNLTRDLYEISWRMEQEAQREKARKENSSQCDEQDQDLFSFHAGGLQPFLLLLYHTLRKHPPLLLDTVKNLCDLSSPLDQLGIYKTNPGVIGLCGLLSSLVGILTVASPLMKLKH, from the exons AGCCATTCAACACACATGCATGTTGCTTAGCTATTTATTAGAGCGTAAGGCTGACAAAGAGACGGTGATAATGAAGCTCAAGAAGTTGGAATCTAGCATGCGCTCTGGCCGTAAAT CCTCCAACCTCAGCCGTGTCCTGTATTTCATCTGTGACACAGTCCTGTGGGTGAAGAGTGTTGGACTCATCCCTGACATTGACAAGCAGAAGTGGCGGAATTGGGCTACCAAATGCTATTACTATTCACTGCTGATGAATTTGACCAGGGATTTGTATGAGATCTCCTGGCGGATGGAACAGGAGGCTCAAAGGGAGAAGGCAAGGAAGGAGAACTCTTCTCAGTGTGATGAACAAGATCAGGATCTGTTCAGTTTCCATGCAGGTGGGTTGCAGCCTTTTCTCCTCCTGCTGTACCACACCCTGAGGAAACACCCTCCCTTGTTGCTAGACACAGTGAAGAACCTTTGCGATCTCTCTAGTCCTTTGGACCAGCTGGGAATCTACAAAACCAACCCAGGAGTTATTGGGCTCTGTGGCCTCCTCTCGTCCCTGGTGGGGATCCTCACAGTGGCAAGTCCACTTATGAAGCTGAAGCACTGA
- the PLIN1 gene encoding perilipin-1 has protein sequence MMAANRSQKMQNGSTEENVLQRVLQLPVVNATCESLQRTYTSTKEVHPLVASVCEAYERGVKGASSLAVWSMEPVVRRLEPQFTAANILACRGLDHLEEKIPALQYPVEKIASELKGSISTPIQSARSTIGNSIAGTLDRVLGLTAEGYELTKSTARNTAEYTWSSRVSQMAAAGVDGALGQLEKLVEFLLPEEEHEPGHEPTRMHGSEVTPSQPMPGTFTRIGALASTISHRAYQQTARTIQRTRARGQELTTWIPGLGAVARQSTAKAQQVLYDVQNAAAGWLSKEQSKESEQEQEKEELKKEETKASEMAEGAKTPSLLGSMAQSLQTAYLSTISNVKRVPSAAWGTAGELLQLTPRKAASIAREKVGTLGDALRSITGSMVETLSHYVPLPRLLAKKEEPAHENEPPPEPQRSREGSRPVAPPSPEKSQLRGDWRANRAHHPLSFLGLEDPFFLQPISIQRQAPQRSPTFEPDYPLSRKSAFSPYREGLSTRRVSKNSYRYSPEPVYTRANYSNLYTMAFKKD, from the exons ATGATGGCAGCAAACAGGAGCCAGAAAATGCAGAATGGAAGCACAGAG GAGAACGTGCTGCAAAGGGTCTTGCAGCTGCCGGTGGTGAACGCAACCTGCGAAAGCCTTCAGAGGACGTACACCAGCACCAAAGAGGTACACCCACTCGTGGCATCGGTGTGTGAGGCCTATGAGAGAGGAGTCAAGGGGGCCAGCTCGCTGGCTGTGTGGAGCATGGAGCCTGTGGTGCGCAGACTGGAGCCTCAGT TCACAGCTGCCAACATCCTGGCCTGTAGGGGCTTGGATCACCTGGAGGAGAAGATCCCTGCCCTCCAGTACCCAGTGGAGAAA ATTGCATCTGAACTGAAGGGCTCCATCTCCACCCCCATTCAAAGTGCCAGGAGCACCATTGGCAACTCCATAGCTGGCACCTTGGACAGGGTCTTGGGGCTGACTGCTGAGGGTTATGAGCTGACCAAGAGCACAGCAAGAAACACAGCAGAATACACCTGGAGCAGCCGGGTTAGCCAGATGGCAGCTGCTGGGGTAGATGGAGCCCTGGGACAGCTAGAGAAGCTGGTGGAGTTTCTCCTCCCAGAAGAGGAGCATGAGCCAG GTCATGAGCCCACAAGGATGCATGGATCTGAAGTGACGCCCTCCCAGCCAATGCCTGGCACCTTCACCAGGATCGGTGCTTTGGCCAGCACCATCTCCCACCGCGCCTACCAGCAGACAGCCAGAACCATCCAGCGCActagagccagagggcaggagctgACCACATGGATTCCAGGCTTG GGTGCCGTGGCCAGGCAGAGCACGGCCAAGGCCCAGCAGGTCTTGTATGAtgtgcagaatgcagcagctGGTTGGCTGAGCAAggagcaaagtaaggagtcagaACAGGAGCAAGAGAAGGAGGAGCTGAAGAAAGAAGAAACCAAAGCAAGTGAG ATGGCTGAGGGTGCCAAGACTCCAAGCCTCCTGGGCAGCATGGCCCAGAGCCTACAAACTGCCTATCTCTCCACCATCTCCAACGTGAAGAGGGTCCCCTCTGCTGCTTGGGGGACAGCTGGGGAGCTGCTCCAACTCACCCCTCGCAAGGCAGCTTCCATAGCCAGAGAGAAGGTGGGCACTCTGGGGGATGCCCTACGCAGCATCACTGGGAGCATGGTGGAGACCCTTTCCCACTACGTGCCG CTCCCCAGGCTGCTGGCAAAGAAAGAGGAGCCGGCGCATGAGAATGAGCCCCCTCCTGAGCCACAACGAAGTCGGGAGGGCTCCAGGCCTGTGGCTCCCCCGTCCCCGGAGAAATCCCAGTTGCGAGGAGACTGGCGAGCCAACCGAGCTCaccatcccctctccttcctggggCTGGAGGATCCCTTCTTCCTGCAGCCGATCTCCATCCAGCGCCAGGCTCCACAGCGGAGTCCAACCTTCGAGCCCGACTACCCCCTGTCCCGCAAATCCGCCTTCTCCCCCTACAGGGAGGGGCTCAGCACCAGGAGGGTGAGCAAAAATTCATACCGCTACAGCCCGGAGCCTGTGTACACCAGGGCTAATTATAGCAACCTCTACACCATGGCCTTCAAGAAGGactga